DNA from Magnolia sinica isolate HGM2019 chromosome 19, MsV1, whole genome shotgun sequence:
CTTGAGTCTCAGTACGAATTTTTCTATTACGTTACAAAAGGTAATAATTACTATTTACTATTGTACTCAAGGAGTAAAATAAAGTACAATCCGTTCGTAAGACTCATCTTTTATTTTCACCACTGAAATGTAAAGTACTTTCATTGGTACACTTAAATGTAATTTTGtcaatgtgttatatccacattgtctatctAATTTGCAATATTGTTTTAGGGCATGTACCCAAAAATGTGAAAGATCCAACACTTATGAGGATCTCAggaagtttcaatggcagacatccaATCCCTACTACTagccatggtgtggtccatttcaaatttgtatctgactcatttttttgtctcattgcATAAAATGATCACGCAAAATGGGTAGACCATGTGgacataacacaaacatcatggcgggccctgtGAAACTATACCATTATGCCATGTCAGAGATTCCAAAGGATTCCAATGATTTCACCGTTGCAATATCCAATCAAAGAAAATAAGTAATGACAGAGTTTTACTCCACATTACTGTGATTTCTAGTAATCCAAATACGCCATTAGtgtttacatgaaatccaccctgatcacTAGGTGTTACACTCCATTCTAGCCCTAGGGGTAAAAAAATATGCTCggtttgtgatttaggtgggctatACGAAGGGAAATGGTTGGGAGAGGTATGCCCTGCATATTGTTTTCGATTGTACGGTCCACCAGAATCATGAGTCGAGCTGACTTTTGTGCCTTACAACTAAAATGGAATAACACATCTGGtgatcggggtggatttcatataaactcAACGGTGGGCTATCTATTGTTGAAATTTAGTAAAATACATGTTATGCATGGAGAAAGATACCAAACACAAAATTTGGATTCACATGCAATACATATGCATAATACCAAACCCCACCACATATTTCATGATAATTGTGAATTGGATTATAATTCACATagaatccatgctgccaaacaagAATTCCATGTGTTCCTATCCGCACAAAGCTACCGGCCCATATTATAATGAATATGgcatatctatgctgtccatctgttctgCAAACTCACTTCATGATATGCATAAAAAATGActcaaatttaaattttaagtagactacatcacatgaaacagttgttCTAATAGACCTCAACTATTGAAAGTTATTATCTTCTCGGGGCGCACACTGTTGttcatttatcatccaacccattcacaaAATCATACATATATGaataacgaaaaaaaaaaacaaaatcagaATTATACAGAcataaataaaggaaaaatatagTAAATAGCTTGATTCAAATTTCATTGTTTAATGCGGTGAAGTTCACAGATTTGAATACGCTTCGTTTTGGCTTCATGCAGCATGGTATATAACCTTATACATCTTCTTCCTACCTTTATTGTTTTGTGCCAAAACATCTAACCAGTCAACATCAACTTTATACCTAGGACGGTAATGACAAGGAAACGTACGtgtaatttgaaaatcaaataaGCCCGCCCAGGAAATCACCCTCACGGGCTGACCCTGTCTACTCGGCACTTAGATTACtcttaaaaatataaaacatTGCAAATAATGGTAGATAAATCACTACGCGTCAAAACTAATATTAGCCTATATTTAAAAAGTATTAAGATTCGCGTGGCAAGAAACTTGCaggaatggtttagatcatccgcACCGACTAGCGATGGACTATCATGTCAAGGGCTTTATGGGACTCACCATTATCTgtacattttatccactctagccatccattttgaaatgtcattttaggacatgaacatAAAAATGAAACTGATAAAAGGCcatagtggaccacacctcataaAGTATTAGATATTTAAAGCATATCAATGAAAATTACTAATGAGCTATGGAAGTTACCCTTTtgtaggtccatgtgacctcatgAAGTATTAGATATTTAAAGCAtatcactgtactgtttatttgaggGTTGTCTAATTGAATTTTATGTCTGCCTACtttggggctcaagccctaaaatgatccgtcaaaataaatgaatggcttgCATGAAACGTTAGAACACGTTGGGCCCCATTAAAGCCGTGAGATGGCCGTGTTTCTGGCTTGGTCCGGTGGGAATAGTATACAACCCGCGTACGAAACTCGCAAAGAAGCTACCACGTAAGCCTCCAGGCGGCTGCCACATGGGTAacagattaggtgcagcccctgcctcacccaagacggtacgTCCCTTACCAtcgggcctaccttgatatatatattctatatccactccgtctatccgctTCCCTATATTATTTTTAAGAAGATAAAAaaacggatccaaatctcaattcgaccacaccataagaaatagtaattttttactattaaaaacttctttagcctACAAAAGTATCTTTTATCaagaaaatatttattttttacatataTCTATatttttatgaccttatcaataggttggatggtaaacaaacattacagaaacattaaggtgggccttggaagtttttaacggtggtatgctcaatcaccactctttccaatagtaggatccacttgagatttatatctttcttaaatttcggttcatgctataaaataatataaaaaaacggatggatggcatggatatggaatacatgcattaagatgggccccatggtaaTGACCGCACCGTTATTGGTGCGGCTTGGGCCGCACCTGACCTCTCCCCGCCACGCGGATGCGTAGATAACTCCACAACCTTCCTCCCTCCCTACTTCGGACGCTATAAAATAGGAAGAACAACGCATTTCAGCCATTATTCGGTTTCAAAGTCCTCAGCTGTTCTTCTGAAAACCCTAAATTTCTACAAAACCTAGATTTTCAAAACCCTAGATTTCTCTTTCATGAATTATTCCAACAGATTCCAATCCCAATCCCACTCGCCCTCTGCTCCTCCCCTGCCCGAATCCTCCGGCCAGCAGCCCTCTTATTTGCAGAGGCCTCCCGGCGGGCAGCTCGGgcactctcctcctcctccctaTTCCTCCCCCTATTCATCTGGATACTCTTCTTTCCCCAGCTATGGCGGGGTTTTCCCGCCGGGAACGCATCCTGACATTATCCGCAGCTTCCAGGCCGTCGACAGGGATCGTAGCGGGTTCATAGATGAGAAGGAGTTGCAGGCAGCGCTCTCGACGGGTTATCAGAAATTCAGCTTGCGGACTATCCGGCTACTCATTTTTCTCTTCAAGAATCCGAACGATCCGTCTCCGAGGGTCGGTAAGAGATACTACAtatcttgctttttttttttttaaaatcgctTTTTTCTTTTAGTTCTTGAATTATTGGATATGGGTTTTTTTGTTGCATGGCCAGAATTCTGTACTAGTGGGGTCCACCTCCTGGTGGTCCCAACCGTTTGTCTGGTTGGCCCCACCAGTCTtttcactatgaaaagaaattccCTTAAAGGACTGTCCTGGcaatcgccatcggacttttgacaAGTTGGTGTACATCATAAGGCGTCACTTTCTCTAAATGTGGGGGAAACGACTTCACGTGCATgagatccacttcgtccattaggTACACCATGTGTTTGGCCTTgatcactcaggtgggccatcccataGAGATCAATATTAAATCATACCTCaagcctctaaattcatgtggtatggcatGGCACTCCTGATAGTCTTCGCTCTGAGAAAAATTCCCTTATGGAACTGTCCCAGCCATAGCCATAGCCATTAGACGTTTCGAAGGTGGTTGGATTTTTGAGAATCAAAAACGATGGCCCAACTCATGTAGGAACCTAGAGGGCGTTGAAATTATGCCTAGgccattaatcacccccggtgaggagtctcaaacatgagacctccctcgtgggcctcaaatcacatgggtcacccaccctgagtgtttccccgcatcccacaagctaccccactcgagcctggtgtgaaatgcccctgcattaattacccccggtgaagagtctcgaacacggGACCTTCCGCTCTGGTATCAATTTGATGcaagataattaaccacttgctctaaaagctcgaactgttagagtatggcgagtTAATCCTttaatctcatagcccaagccccacatctcatgggttaggacctcggctgaacccccctcgtgggccccaaattacatgggccgcccaccctgagtgtgtccccacatcctacgggctaccctactcgagcccggtgtgaaatgccttTGCATTAGAATAGGATATGCTCACTGTTGGATGGCTGTGGATTTGATTTGTGGTCCATCACTATGGTGTAGGCTAGCCAGGTAAACACTATGGAAACACTTGAGATTGGGCCCTACCTTCCTGATTTTGAAAATGTACTCAATTTCGGCTGAAAATTGTATAATTATCTCTGAGTGGACATGTGCAGGcttctattttattttacttgGAGTTCAATCTCTCTCTGAGTAATCTGCTATTGATAATCTATAAGAATGCTAATGTTCTTCTACATGATTTTCTATCTTGGTGTGGTTTAAAATGGTTTTAGTAAAGAATGTGTTTGGATGTATCCCAAATTGCAATCTGGATAAACAGTTATCTGTTCCTCCACGTGGTTGACTTGCCAAATAAAACAAATATGAGAACTGCAGGATTCAGATTGTTGCTTTCCTGGCTTTTGGCACCAAGCCAGCATTATTGTGATTCAGCTGCTACCAGAAACCGAAATCATTTCTGGGAGTGCGTCAGACCTGCCTTTCTTAGGGCATCCAACCATAATATATACAATAGAAATGATCTTATACCAATCAGAACTAGGGAGTTCCTATTTCTTCTTTACTTTCTGACTGTCattaagtaatttttatttgatattttttatCCTTGTTATAAGAAAACTACAAAAAACACAATGTCAATTGGAACTTAAAAGCTCTATTTGTGCTTGAATTCTCTCTAGTTTTATGAACTTTGAAATGGGTTTTGATCAATGGAACTATGCATCACTCAACATCTATTGAAACTTGGAACTATTGATAGAAGTACCAAAAATGGAAAGGCattgttgaaacttgaaagttcTTTCTGGTGTACAAATTCTCTATTTCTAATATTCGATGTGGATTTTGATCAAGAGAGGTGCAAGCTACTTGATATCTGTCAGAACTGTTTGTTCCTTGCATAACTTGATTGATGCGAATCTTTTATTAAGAGAATTGGAActtaaaaaaaagttatttttcaCATGAGCTATTTATAATTATACTTATAAACAAAATAATATTGGTTTTTAGTTTTTAAGTATTATAATTATAAACAACATAATATTGATTGTGACTCAAATCTTCCTCTTGCTTGAGTTTTTTCCTAATAATTTGATAGGGCTTTTCTAATCGAACTATGGACTGCCAATTATTGGTTTGAACTGGGATGCTCCTTCTCTATTTATTGATTTCTAATATGTGTGTTACCAGGGCCTAGTGAGTTTGCAGCGCTATGGAACTGTCTTGGACAATGGCGGGTAAGTACTATTTATCTCCCTTTTTAcctatcatcatcaacatcatctaagccatatctCAACTACTTGGGGTCAGTTACACTAATCCTGTTCCGCCACTACACTCTATTGAGGACCATatctcagttagaccataggtcatcaagtatttCCTTACTCCCCCCCATGTCCTTTTGGCCCTTCCCGTTGCCCTTTTATATCCTTCAATGTGAATCAACTCTCCCCTTCCTACcagcacagttcttggtctctggTGTATCCTTTTTTCCCATGGATGGGCCTACTGATTACACTAGATATGTTAGATGGTTTTCATTTGCTTAGAATTAAATTTTGTAACATGGATTGTAAATCATGGAAAAAGCAACCTAGAGAAGTTCTCTTAGAAGCATGCAATGAGATACTCACTTTCATCCACATGACATGTTCATATATGTGCCCACATAGTTGTTGGCATATGTAAGAATGATATTACTGATGCATATCGTATACTAAGTTTACTTAGTAAAAAGTACATTCCCCTCTTTTTGCAAAAACCCCTAGAAGGCAACTTGTCACAAGGAGTAAATTcttctttcattaaaaaaataaaaaacttaaaatgGAAGGCAACAACGATTTTATTAAAACAGCAGAGTCAAGAAATCAAATCTATACTTGCAAAAGGCTTGAGCCCCAGAGCTCAAAAGGCTACATTTGCTTTGGTTTTCAAAAAACCCCCGCGGGATGACAGGATTGAGTTCAGAAGCATCAATTATGTGCTTACTTAATATCGACCATAGACCTGTTAAGATAGAAAGGTGCCAAATGATTTTCCCTTTAGAACCAACACCCGCCCATAATGCCAAACTGAGAAGGATCTAGTTTATTCTGGCCTTGCCCAGTTACGATGGAACATCTCAAAAGACCTTCCTGGCTTCCTCACACTGCCCTTGCAAATGGACAGTGGATAAATAAGTGTCCACTGACTCAAGAGTCCTGAAGGCactgccatctctctctctctctctctctctctctctctctctcttttaagttTTTGCCATTCACATTTCAACGAATGAGAAAGAGTTGGTGAAATGTTGGTCTTTGGAAACTGTGATCAAGAGGCTTGAGAAATGCTAATGAAATTGTGGTACTCTACTAGTGTGCGTGTGCCCATGTTTCCTCCAAATCTCATTAGGAACAGGGCTCTTTTAGAACTGGGATCCTTCAGTATCCATTTTGACAATCATCCCTGAGATCAAAACCAGCAAGTGGCCACACTTCTTGTTTTCCTTTTCACACATGACCACTAGTTACTACACCAAAACTAGACACAACAGCTGAGAAGAAGCCTCATAACATGCACATATACCAATTAAACACTGAGCtctacaaataggaaaattccAATTTACACCTGTAGAAATGTCAACTTGAGCAAGTTGTGCCCTTAGATGTTCAAAATACATGAATGAACGAACTCCTCCAAAATGCCGAGCCCCTTTATGCTGTGTTAGAATGCTCAATGGAATTGAAATTAGATGCATCTAGGACCACAAATGAGTAACCAAGGGATGCATCTAGGCCACTCAATTAAAGATCATGCATTGCAATCAAGGAATTCAATAACCAAAACGGGCTGTCATGGTCagcatcctttaaaaaaaaaaaaaaaaacgaaaaactaTAATGCCTATTACGGCCATTTTCTTCTGTCACGGTCGTTACGGCGCTTTAATGCGTAATGGtacccactgttaccattatggcCGTTATGAAACGTTTTTGGGATACCATATCAAGTTTTCATCAAGCCCATGTAATGGTTCTCATGACAAATTGCACTTATGCAATTGTCCAGATTAAAGATCTGGACCATTTAGCATATTGATAACTAATGTAGATCATTTCAAGTTTCCAGATTGATCCAATTGAAGCTTCCTATTAGATGAAGGGTTGGATGATATATGACTTGATCAATGCTGTCAAAATCGTAATCCTATCATGTAATAGGGTTGAATTGTATGATTTGTATCGAATcacaaattgtaagatttttttttttttaatgattttcttaaaaaatgaaaaatataaataaatcagaaaaaaaatgaaaaaactcatcaatcatcccttggccatcaatatgcaccaagtaataccatgtcatgattgtgttatatatatatatatatatatatatatatatatatatatatatatatatatgtctttcaagaaatttccttTAAAAAACACACAAGATGGTAACCATCATTCCAAAACATATATGAGTCAACAAGAtggtaaccatccataaaaacattttagataagtcatacatcaatttggtgtctCGACTAGTTAAGaaataagaaacaataataaaaaaaagctctatgatttaatgttgaagagaatatatatcatttaatctcttataaaaacaaaaataaaataataaaccttttctaaatcttttttttttcctttttgaaagtctttttttttttcctaaatgattcttaaagccccatcaatttaaaaacataaaatgaaagccaagtgaagcctAAAATAGAAGAGAGCAAATATAATTTGAATCATCAATTGGGATTTGAATTGTAGATTGTacgattcaaatcatagaatcgtAGGATTCATATTTAAAGGGtttcaaatcgttttgcttaagatATTTACTCAAATTGTAATCATAAATCGTAGAATTTTGACAAAATTGGTCGTGATTAAATGATCCAATTAGGTTGTGTGGTCACAATATATGGACCTGATTCAATGGTCCAATTGGTTTGTGTAGTCTACTGATATGATCTGATGGTCTTGGTGGAATACGTGGCTTGGACTTAATAATATATTTTGGAAATTTCCTCTTTGGTTATCTTATTTCTCTTTTACATTTAGGATGTTTTAAATATATATTGAATTTTCCCTTTTTCATAAGTCCATGTGTTGAATCTTCCAGTGATTTCATTatgtcataggtcgttgaggaATAGTAAAGTTTAGAATTGTTATAAGATCTCTTTAGATCTCCATCTTTTGTATTTTAGCCCATATAGAATATGTCTGAGGCTAAACGTTAGAAAGTAGATGAGTATTTTGAATAGTAAACGGAGAGTGGCATTTCTTTTGCGTGATGGGAATTGTTAATCTTTGGGTGAGAGGCCATTAAAACAGTTGGTGCAATGCCATCGGATTGGTAGAGTATTGTGCCTACTTATCTTCCATTTTCTGCCATATCCTTCTCACGTCAAAGGAAGTCTTTCATTGGGATTTGTTCCTCCctcttttcattttttccttCAAAACTTTCAGCATCGAGCTTAAATCTTACTCAACATtctgatgtttttgagaaatgaatattcataTGCTTTGTATGATTTGATTTCCATTTTAATCCTATACAATAAACTTTGTGTATCATATCCCAAGACTAAAAAAACACTAAGAAAATTGTGGGCCGTAGGTCCGTAACCAAAACCAAGAGGGCCATAGGCCCATATTCTACCATTAACAATACGATTAGCCTCCATGTGCTCAACTAAATTGCTGAGCACCTTTAGGTTGTGTTTTGATTCTCAATTGAACAAAAACAATTGAATTCAAttaaaaaatgtagaaatgacCGAAGCAGGTCAACTAAATTGCTGAGCACCTTTAGGTTGTGTTTTGATTCTCCATTGAACAGAAACAATtgaattcaattaaaaaaaagtaGAAATGACCGAAGCATGTCTATTCttaaaaaaaacagcaaaaaaaaaagaaaaggaaaaagaaaaaaaaggaccaAAGCAGGTCTAGCTTCATTCCATCCATAAATGAAGAACTGGCTCTTAAATTGAAATTAGGAGTGTTTCATCCCGCCATTCACCATAGGGGCTTGGCTCCCaagttttatttaatttaatttttttaaaaagatgaaatgTTCCAAGgtcgaagaaaaaaaaagaaaaaaaagaaaaaagaagaagaagaagctaaaagaaaaaaaaggagaaaacctAAACAACctaagaaatagaaaactaaaatacAACAATAGTTGCCTGGCAACTAAAAATACCCCTAGAAACTAACCAAAACCCCCAAAACCTGAGAGATTAAGGGGCCTAAACTTAGAACAGGAGGACCCTATTGAAGACCCTAGCTACAAAAAGGCTTTTGTTGCAAAAATGCCTattgttcctttcttcccaaatggCCCAAAGAACTGCAAGCAATAACATCCTCCATTTCTTCCTGCCTAAGCTCCCTCCATCAACGGCGTGTCAAGAAACTAGGAGGCCTTCGATAGAGGAAGGTATAATCCAAGGGATGTCTCCTAAAAGAAAGGCTCTAGACTAGACTCCCGAGGAGAACGAACAATGCAAGAATAAATGGTTTATTGACTCAACGTCTTACAGACACAACAGACAAACGTTAGGCAGAATGAGGCCCTTCTTG
Protein-coding regions in this window:
- the LOC131234387 gene encoding probable calcium-binding protein CML48, with the translated sequence MNYSNRFQSQSHSPSAPPLPESSGQQPSYLQRPPGGQLGHSPPPPYSSPYSSGYSSFPSYGGVFPPGTHPDIIRSFQAVDRDRSGFIDEKELQAALSTGYQKFSLRTIRLLIFLFKNPNDPSPRVGPSEFAALWNCLGQWRAIFERFDRDRSGEIDSLELRDALLSLGYAVPPSVLQVLMSKYDDRSGRRGALNFDSFVECGMIVKGLTEKFKQKDPRYTGTATLTYDTFMSMIIPFIAS